A genomic window from Silene latifolia isolate original U9 population chromosome 11, ASM4854445v1, whole genome shotgun sequence includes:
- the LOC141611929 gene encoding CDP-diacylglycerol--serine O-phosphatidyltransferase 1 produces MERNGYRRTRDRGVVVQENGDATTSHVDDELDPWTAWAYKPRTITLLLIGACLLIWASGALDPESSNSDDVVTSVKRGIWAMIAVFLSYCLLQAPSTVLIRPHPAIWRLVHGMAVIYLVALTFLLFQKRDDARQFMKYLHPDLGIELPERSYGADCRLYVPEDPNNRFRNLYATIFDEFVIAHILGWWCKAIMIRNQPLLWVLSIGFELMELTFRHMLPNFNECWWDSIILDILLCNWFGISAGMRTVRYFDGKTYEWVGLSRQPNILGKVRRTLGQFTPARWDKDEWHPLLGPWRFIQVLSLCVVFLTVELNTFFLKFCLWIPSRNPIIIHRLILWWLIAIPTIREYNSYLQDRKPIKKVGAFCWLALAICIVELLICVKFGHGLYQTSMPQWLVIFWTFAGVGVLFFLIAWSWKMHRYSEKKSR; encoded by the exons atggaaCGGAATGGCTATAGAAGAACGAGGGATCGAGGCGTTGTTGTCCAGGAAAATGGTGATGCAACCACTTCACACGTTGATGATGAACTAGACCCTTGGACGGCTTGGGCTTATAAGCCTCGTACAATAACGCTTTTACTTATTGGCGCTTGTCTCTTAAT CTGGGCTAGTGGAGCTCTAGATCCTGAGAGCAGCAACTCTGATGATGTTGTCACTTCAGTCAAAAG GGGTATATGGGCAATGATTGCAGTTTTTCTCTCTTACTGCTTGCTTCAAGCACCTTCAAC GGTACTCATACGGCCACATCCTGCGATTTGGCGACTAGTTCATGGCATGGCTGTGATTTACCTTGTTGCTCTCACATTTTTGCTTTTTCAG AAGCGTGATGATGCTCGCCAGTTCATGAAATATCTTCATCCAGACCTAGGCATTG AACTTCCTGAAAGATCATATGGCGCTGATTGCCGACTATATGTTCCAGAAGACCCCAACAACAGGTTTAGGAACCTCTAT GCTACAATATTTGACGAATTCGTTATAGCCCATATTCTCGGATGGTGGTGCAAGGCAATCATGATTCGCAATCAGCCCTTGCTCTGGGTGTTATCCATTGGTTTCGAATTGATGGAG CTAACGTTCCGCCATATGTTACCGAATTTCAACGAGTGTTGGTGGGACAGCATCATTCTTGACATCTTGCTCTGTAATTGGTTTG GAATATCTGCTGGAATGCGTACTGTGAGGTACTTTGATGGTAAAACATATGAATGGGTGGGACTAAGTCGCCAGCCAAACATTCTAGGCAAG GTTAGGCGTACACTGGGACAATTTACTCCTGCACGGTGGGATAAAGATGAATGGCACCCACTGCTTGGTCCTTGGCGGTTTATTCAAGTTCTTAGTCTTTGCGTTGTGTTTCTGACAGTGGAGCTGAACACGTTTTTTCTCAAGTTTTGTCTTTGGATTCCTTCTCGTAATCCCATAATTATCCATAGATTGATTTTGTGGTGGCTCATTGCTATTCCTACAATTCGAGAATATAATTCATATCTTCAAGACAG GAAACCTATAAAGAAGGTAGGGGCGTTTTGTTGGCTTGCCTTGGCCATCTGTATTGTTGAATTGCTCATTTGTGTTAAGTTTGGACATG GATTATACCAAACCTCGATGCCGCAATGGCTGGTCATTTTTTGGACATTTGCTGGCGTAGGAGTTCTGTTCTTTTTGATTGCTTGGTCATGGAAAATGCATAGGTATTCAGAGAAAAAGTCGCGATGA
- the LOC141614077 gene encoding uncharacterized protein LOC141614077: MKIASWNIRGFNCTVKHSEVRDFLHDNHIDVLALLETRVKETKALKIQKKFKNWNIMCNYNKHYNGRIWVFSNPSTIAIVNSKIEDQFIDLTVHHHGSNLDLHLSMVYCSNDAHERKKLWSGLADVSSAEPWLVLGDFNVVRQTSEKLSNTPPVLQEMVEFNDCLALCNLDDLTSSGCDMTWNNKQDPNSGVWSKLDMVLVNPGWLASLPDSFTFFQEASLSDHSPVLVHVTNDSNRIKRFSFLNS, from the coding sequence ATGAAGATAGCATCCTGGAATATTAGAGGTTTTAATTGTACAGTAAAACATAGTGAGGTTAGAGATTTTCTCCATGATAATCATATTGATGTTTTGGCTCTTTTGGAAACTAGGGTTAAAGAGACTAAGGccttaaaaatccaaaaaaagttTAAGAATTGGAATATTATGTGCAACTATAACAAGCACTACAATGGTAGGATTTGGGTTTTCTCTAATCCTAGCACTATTGCCATTGTCAATAGTAAGATTGAGGATCAATTTATTGATCTTACTGTTCATCATCATGGCTCTAATCTAGATCTCCATTTAAGCATGGTTTATTGTAGTAATGATGCTCATGAAAGGAAAAAGCTATGGAGTGGGTTAGCTGATGTTTCTTCTGCTGAGCCTTGGTTAGTCCTTGGGGATTTTAATGTGGTCAGGCAAACTTCTGAAAAATTAAGCAATACTCCTCCAGTCTTGCAGGAAATGGTTGAGTTCAATGACTGCCTTGCTCTTTGTAATTTGGATGATCTAACTAGCTCTGGTTGTGATATGACCTGGAACAATAAGCAAGATCCTAATTCTGGGGTCTGGTCCAAGCTGGATATGGTCCTGGTTAATCCTGGTTGGCTTGCTTCCCTGCCTGATTCTTTTACTTTTTTCCAGGAAGCTAGTTTATCTGACCATTCTCCAGTCCTGGTTCATGTTACTAATGACAGCAATAGGATAAAGAGGTTTAGTTTCTTGAACAGCTGA